A stretch of the Arachis stenosperma cultivar V10309 chromosome 6, arast.V10309.gnm1.PFL2, whole genome shotgun sequence genome encodes the following:
- the LOC130936201 gene encoding ALA-interacting subunit 3-like: MSTDPSTSSAAAAEEKSNKRKSKKPKYSRFTQQELPAWQPILTPRWVITIFTLIALVFIPVGLAAFSASQRVVEVEYEYDTECIPDSYKDNATAYIKDDNTNKTCTQKLSIKSRMQAPIFVYYQLDNFYQNHRRYVKSRSDEQLRTKDKENDVSSCSPEDYVTINNKSEPIVPCGLIAWSLFNDTYKIQNKDKEVVINKTNIAWASDRTTKFGSDVYPKNFQASGLIGGAKLDPTKPLSEQEDLIVWMRTAALPKFRKLYGKIETDLEANDEIVVVIENNYNTYEFGGKKSLVLSTATWIGGRNNFLGIAYVVIGSMSLLLALGFLLLYILKPRPLGDPTYLSWNKNPGGLR; this comes from the exons ATGTCTACAGACCCTTCAACAAGTTCTGCGGCTGCCGCAGAGGAAAAATCCAACAAGAGAAAATCCAAGAAACCCAAAT ATTCTAGATTTACACAGCAAGAACTTCCTGCTTGGCAACCAATTCTAACACCTAGATGG GTCATTACAATATTTACACTTATAGCACTTGTCTTCATCCCTGTTGGCCTTGCTGCATTTTCTGCGTCACAGAGA GTGGTGGAAGTTGAATACGAATATGACACAGAATGCATTCCGGATTCTTACAAAGATAATGCAACTGCATACATTAAAGATGATAATACAAACAAGACTTGCACGCAGAAATTGAGT ATTAAGAGTAGAATGCAGGCCCCGATTTTCGTCTATTATCAGCTTGATAACTTTTACCAGAACCATCGCCG ATATGTTAAAAGTAGAAGCGATGAACAACTGAGGACAAAGGACAAAGAGAATGATGTATCATCATGTAGTCCTGAAGATTATGTAACAATCAACAATAAGTCTGAACCAATTGTTCCTTGTGGCCTTATTGCATGGAGTCTATTCAATGACACctacaaaattcaaaacaagGATAAGGAAGTTGTCATCAACAAAACCAACATAGCATGGGCGAGTGACCGAACCACCAAATTCGGATCCGATGTTTATCCGAAAAATTTTCAAGCTTCAGGATTGATTGGGGGTGCTAAACTGGATCCAACCAAACCT CTGAGTGAGCAAGAAGATCTCATTGTTTGGATGCGAACGGCGGCGCTGCCCAAATTCAGAAAGTTATATGGGAAGATTGAGACTGATCTTGAAGCTAATGATGAAATAGTGGTAGTGATAGAGAACAATTACAATACATATGAGTTTGGTGGCAAGAAGAGCTTGGTTCTTTCAACAGCAACTTGGATTGGTGGAAGAAATAACTTCTTGGGAATTGCATATGTTGTCATTGGTAGCATGTCCTTGTTGCTGGCTTTGGGTTTCCTACTTCTATATATCTTGAAACCAAG